The nucleotide sequence GTTAAAACTAATCTCAAAATCAAAGTTAGACTTATTAAATGGGTTAAAAACTATGATTTTTTAAGCTCAATTTTCATATCTGCTTAACAGGTTCATTTTTAAATTAAAATATAAGGATTAAACGATATAATTTATTTTAAACAACCTCTCCAGCATAAATAATACCGGAGAGATAGTATACTTAACAGCTTTTATATCTGAAATATATTACTCAAACAATACATCAATAATTTTTTGAGCATCTTCCGAAACTACCGAATAATTAATTTCAACTCCATCACGTTCCCCACTAATAATTCCTGCGTTTCTTAATTTAGCTAAATGCTGTGAAACAGTAGACTGCGGCATCTCCATACAACTTTGTATATCAGATACATTACAACTATCCACCTTTAATAATCTTTTCACAATACATAATCTACTCGGATGCGATAATGCTTTTAAA is from Sporohalobacter salinus and encodes:
- a CDS encoding ArsR/SmtB family transcription factor, with translation MQDIEVDSELLHSKAEILKALSHPSRLCIVKRLLKVDSCNVSDIQSCMEMPQSTVSQHLAKLRNAGIISGERDGVEINYSVVSEDAQKIIDVLFE